Proteins encoded within one genomic window of Myxococcaceae bacterium JPH2:
- a CDS encoding septum formation initiator family protein has product MTARRKLLAVAAMVAVALSLASVADAKGFRRYLSLRQDVESLRERNRTLATQNEVLRQEINALRKDPVALERAVREELGYVKPGEIVFHLESP; this is encoded by the coding sequence ATGACGGCGCGGCGGAAACTCCTGGCGGTGGCGGCGATGGTGGCGGTGGCCTTGAGCCTCGCCTCGGTGGCGGATGCCAAGGGCTTCCGTCGTTACCTGTCCCTGCGTCAGGACGTCGAGTCGCTGCGGGAGCGCAACCGGACCCTGGCCACGCAGAACGAGGTCCTCCGGCAGGAGATCAACGCCCTGCGCAAGGACCCCGTCGCGCTGGAGCGGGCGGTGCGCGAGGAGCTTGGCTATGTGAAGCCGGGCGAGATCGTCTTCCATCTGGAGTCGCCATGA
- a CDS encoding PHP domain-containing protein, translating into MLIDLHAHSHLSKGCELDPRAVLERAALFGLDGVAFTETNTQDGCDELFDMAAKSKLKIFVGLELVTDRGQYLCFFPKPELVPEPVQLWGSNREKPWSAAECLPKVKSLGAAIVAARPYDRDVPNPAMDFIRSLNVLSAVEGYNAKVKQTANDLAVEAAEALKLPCVGGSDARGSLDEVGRGATFFKRDIQTQAQLVQELLKGDYWPVMAGELPRLTRPGEAQAARKSGGGGGKRRQQRRR; encoded by the coding sequence ATGCTCATCGACCTGCACGCCCATTCCCATCTGTCCAAGGGTTGCGAGTTGGATCCGCGCGCCGTGCTGGAGCGAGCGGCGCTGTTCGGACTGGATGGGGTGGCGTTCACCGAGACGAACACCCAGGACGGGTGCGACGAGCTGTTCGACATGGCGGCCAAGTCGAAGCTCAAGATCTTCGTCGGGCTGGAGTTGGTGACGGACCGAGGACAGTACCTGTGCTTCTTCCCGAAGCCGGAGCTGGTCCCCGAGCCCGTGCAGCTGTGGGGCAGCAACCGCGAGAAGCCCTGGAGCGCCGCCGAGTGTCTGCCCAAGGTGAAGTCGCTCGGGGCCGCCATCGTCGCGGCGCGGCCGTATGACCGCGACGTCCCCAACCCCGCCATGGACTTCATCCGCTCGCTCAACGTGCTGAGCGCGGTGGAGGGCTACAACGCCAAGGTGAAGCAGACGGCCAACGATCTGGCCGTCGAGGCCGCCGAGGCCCTCAAGCTGCCCTGCGTGGGCGGCAGCGACGCGCGCGGCTCGCTGGACGAAGTCGGCCGCGGCGCCACGTTCTTCAAGCGCGACATCCAGACGCAGGCGCAACTCGTCCAGGAGCTGCTCAAGGGCGATTACTGGCCGGTGATGGCCGGAGAGCTTCCCCGCCTCACGCGCCCGGGCGAGGCCCAGGCCGCGCGCAAGTCCGGTGGCGGAGGCGGCAAGCGCCGCCAGCAGCGCCGTCGCTAG
- a CDS encoding diguanylate cyclase, with the protein MTSLPAVPSPGKLLRQLVRTIPVAAALATFVHLARGGFRGLQTLGWTEAALVGVLLVGIAMAAWRRAMRGAVGAVIDLRDDLELGGGLISAAFIVVAIGGAELFPIVYLLMAFLVAFLPRNAGLTLLGVALVFDGLVVTLAGPVPNLMGFATHATFLALFAGLYHLVLAARIAVSRRAENDAVQKRIREVEERARTFRLVSSGTQDSFSGMNSDEKWLVASVKEIEGAVQAALEIAETSLRTHTCAAFLLTSDDRSLKLYDCRSGSERVHREKFNAGEGVIGGVLKRRAPVRMNSPQGLKGVTYYESGGPSVQALLAVPILEGSGLVRGVLVADKLSNEPFSDQDEKLLSTIAGEVLRSIEVERVMSYIRKTRDEKDRFFRAIEELNRAGSPDQVFVAVLESTRQLAGLDFCAVTLVSEQDGKRVHRVARMTGVTAQGKALEGRTFVDNNGLVANVVRYGAPLPGRDIKAMDRQVIFDDETQIRGLGALKIFPLVAGDRILGTLVAGSRKKSVFDQDVLRMIEVIAIQAAQAVLRAQLYEQMERMATTDGLTGLLNHRTFQSRADEILAQARRYQRKCSIVLTDVDHFKSVNDTYGHPTGDLVLKGVARIIKSMARDTDVVARYGGEEFVLIMPETDVPGAKAIAERIREAVMAEVFQTEMGPLKVTMSLGVSTFPDNGLEKQQLIDLADQCLYHSKRNGRNQSVTVAQMQGGRKLQAVES; encoded by the coding sequence ATGACCTCGCTTCCCGCGGTGCCCTCGCCTGGAAAGCTGCTGCGTCAACTCGTGCGGACGATTCCGGTGGCGGCCGCGCTGGCCACCTTCGTCCACCTGGCGCGCGGAGGCTTCCGAGGCCTCCAGACGCTGGGGTGGACCGAGGCCGCGCTGGTGGGCGTGCTGCTCGTGGGAATCGCGATGGCCGCGTGGCGGCGGGCGATGCGCGGCGCGGTGGGCGCGGTCATCGACCTGCGCGATGACCTGGAGCTGGGCGGTGGCCTCATCTCCGCGGCCTTCATCGTCGTGGCCATCGGCGGCGCCGAGCTGTTCCCCATCGTCTACCTGCTGATGGCGTTCCTGGTGGCGTTCCTGCCGCGCAACGCGGGGCTCACGCTCCTGGGCGTGGCGCTCGTGTTCGACGGGCTGGTGGTGACGCTGGCCGGGCCCGTGCCCAACCTCATGGGCTTCGCCACGCACGCGACGTTCCTCGCGCTGTTCGCGGGCCTCTACCACCTGGTGCTGGCGGCGCGCATCGCGGTGTCCCGCCGGGCCGAGAACGACGCGGTGCAGAAGCGCATCCGCGAAGTCGAGGAGCGCGCGCGCACGTTCCGCCTGGTCAGCTCCGGCACGCAGGACAGCTTCAGCGGGATGAACTCGGACGAGAAGTGGCTCGTCGCCTCGGTGAAGGAGATCGAAGGCGCGGTGCAGGCCGCCCTGGAGATCGCCGAGACGAGCCTCCGCACGCACACGTGCGCCGCGTTCCTCCTCACCTCCGATGACCGGAGCCTGAAGCTCTACGACTGCCGCTCGGGCTCCGAGCGCGTGCACCGCGAGAAGTTCAACGCGGGCGAGGGTGTCATCGGCGGCGTGCTCAAGCGCCGGGCGCCGGTGCGGATGAATTCGCCGCAGGGGCTCAAGGGCGTCACCTACTACGAGAGCGGCGGCCCCTCGGTGCAGGCGCTGCTCGCGGTCCCCATCCTGGAGGGCAGCGGGCTGGTGCGCGGCGTGCTCGTGGCGGACAAGCTGAGCAACGAGCCGTTCAGCGATCAGGACGAGAAGCTGCTCTCCACCATCGCGGGCGAGGTGCTGCGGTCCATCGAGGTCGAGCGGGTGATGAGCTACATCCGCAAGACGCGCGATGAGAAGGACCGATTCTTCCGCGCCATCGAGGAGCTGAACCGCGCGGGCAGCCCGGATCAGGTGTTCGTGGCGGTGCTGGAGAGCACGCGACAGCTCGCGGGCCTCGATTTCTGCGCGGTGACGCTCGTGTCCGAGCAGGACGGCAAACGGGTGCACCGCGTGGCCCGGATGACGGGCGTGACGGCGCAGGGCAAGGCGCTGGAAGGCCGCACGTTCGTGGACAACAACGGGCTCGTCGCCAACGTGGTGCGCTACGGCGCGCCGCTGCCGGGCCGCGACATCAAGGCGATGGACCGCCAGGTCATCTTCGATGACGAGACGCAGATCCGCGGACTCGGCGCCCTGAAGATCTTCCCGCTGGTGGCGGGCGACCGCATCCTGGGCACGCTGGTCGCGGGCTCGCGCAAGAAGTCCGTCTTCGATCAGGACGTCCTGCGGATGATCGAGGTCATCGCCATCCAGGCCGCGCAGGCGGTGTTGCGCGCCCAGCTCTACGAGCAGATGGAGCGGATGGCGACGACGGACGGACTCACCGGTCTGCTCAACCACCGCACCTTCCAGTCGCGGGCGGACGAGATCCTCGCGCAGGCCCGCCGCTACCAGCGCAAGTGCTCCATCGTCCTCACGGACGTGGACCACTTCAAGAGCGTCAACGACACCTACGGCCACCCGACGGGCGACCTCGTCCTCAAGGGCGTGGCGCGCATCATCAAGTCGATGGCGCGAGACACCGACGTGGTGGCGCGCTACGGCGGTGAGGAGTTCGTCCTCATCATGCCAGAGACGGACGTGCCGGGCGCCAAGGCCATCGCCGAGCGCATCCGCGAGGCCGTCATGGCCGAGGTCTTCCAGACCGAGATGGGGCCGCTCAAGGTCACGATGTCGCTGGGCGTGTCCACGTTCCCCGACAACGGCCTGGAGAAGCAGCAGCTCATCGATTTGGCGGACCAGTGCCTCTACCACTCGAAGCGCAATGGCCGGAACCAGTCCGTCACCGTCGCGCAGATGCAGGGTGGCCGGAAGCTGCAGGCCGTGGAGTCGTGA
- a CDS encoding protein kinase, which produces MASTQRDRFGRYELVSRIGRGGMAETWQARLMGAAGVTKSVLIKKVLQEYATDDAFTSMFISEARISATLSHGNIAQVFDFGEVDGEYFLAMEFVDGQPLNRILKRAFHTGLTAIPAPIATFIAMEMCRGLHYAHMRTEENGAPLGIVHRDISPDNVLVSFEGQVKIVDFGIAKARSLSSVNTAPGVVKGKYLFFSPEQARGEDVDGRTDVWATGVVLYEMLCGRLPLAGPEYVVMPRIVAGQFPRPRELRPDLPVALERILMRALAVDWEERYPSCHEFADALAGFLYSAAPRFSAMHLAHLLRMLFREELSVIGRDTRVPPAFEEELSLWRSTAPPKPLLSAPLAARPTTDREVAQVLGAEPLADTASLAAASRTLEPAQWRWLWLGAGLVMVVLLGVAGIFFGAHEAAAPPPETRPDEPRPIEPPPAPDPRALLLPGNVAPVPVAAAAGTPVDAAAPSAPSPRPEDTDTKIEETDTLTWPANSIRLDAQRHLLLVSPAKAAVKVLNAETRYELSESASESLRAAESSPLIYFLKGPNVAADDAVGELSFEPVDIKGASMLYVFTLAPEVDRVTKSKDTPIWQVGPVKVAKDRNVDIQDTETRRKVRLRVQPSWMNVTYHRALSVEGLSPTATFRLKFEPVGRGAFTHGRWKGTTQMIGCVEAPPRAEEANAKPIPKPRVLLLHEGRTSDISGVSALRCGVIDDDASDNRGSVMLHLEKVVPAADKPSVSRGRGDGTVRTASFGPAPTEIQELLEEGHDLVRAKEYSLANSVAKDCAQKAPNNADCQLLLGLSYCQLKNLDEGIRHYQRFLDLAPANHPKRGWVKAQLSWAGVMTGRRL; this is translated from the coding sequence ATGGCAAGCACGCAGCGGGATCGGTTTGGCCGGTACGAGCTGGTGTCGCGGATTGGCCGTGGGGGCATGGCCGAGACCTGGCAGGCGCGATTGATGGGCGCCGCGGGCGTCACCAAGTCGGTGCTGATCAAGAAGGTGCTTCAGGAGTACGCCACCGACGACGCGTTCACCTCCATGTTCATCAGCGAGGCGCGCATCTCCGCGACGCTCTCGCACGGCAACATCGCGCAGGTCTTCGACTTCGGCGAAGTGGATGGCGAGTACTTCCTGGCCATGGAGTTCGTGGATGGCCAGCCGCTCAATCGCATCCTCAAGCGCGCGTTCCACACGGGGCTGACCGCCATTCCCGCGCCCATCGCGACCTTCATCGCGATGGAGATGTGCCGAGGCCTGCACTACGCGCACATGCGAACGGAGGAGAACGGCGCGCCGCTGGGCATCGTCCACCGCGACATCTCCCCCGACAACGTGCTCGTCAGCTTCGAGGGGCAGGTGAAGATCGTCGACTTCGGCATCGCGAAGGCGCGCTCGCTGAGTTCGGTGAACACCGCGCCCGGCGTGGTGAAGGGCAAGTACCTGTTCTTCTCGCCCGAGCAGGCACGCGGCGAAGACGTCGATGGGCGCACCGATGTGTGGGCCACGGGCGTGGTCCTCTACGAGATGCTGTGTGGCCGGCTGCCGCTCGCCGGGCCGGAGTACGTGGTGATGCCTCGCATTGTCGCGGGGCAGTTCCCGCGTCCCCGCGAGCTGCGTCCGGACCTGCCCGTGGCGCTGGAGCGCATCCTGATGCGCGCGCTGGCCGTGGACTGGGAGGAGCGCTACCCGTCGTGCCATGAGTTCGCGGATGCGCTGGCGGGGTTCCTCTACTCGGCCGCGCCGCGCTTCTCGGCCATGCATCTGGCCCATCTGCTGCGCATGCTGTTTCGCGAAGAACTCTCCGTGATCGGCCGCGACACCCGGGTGCCGCCCGCGTTCGAAGAGGAGCTGTCGCTCTGGCGCTCCACCGCGCCGCCGAAGCCGCTGCTATCCGCGCCGCTTGCCGCGCGTCCCACCACGGATCGGGAGGTCGCGCAGGTCCTCGGCGCGGAGCCGCTCGCCGACACGGCATCTCTCGCCGCAGCGTCTCGAACCCTGGAGCCTGCGCAGTGGCGGTGGCTCTGGCTGGGCGCGGGGCTGGTCATGGTCGTCCTGCTGGGCGTGGCGGGAATTTTCTTCGGAGCACATGAGGCCGCCGCGCCGCCACCCGAGACGCGACCTGATGAGCCTCGGCCCATCGAACCGCCTCCTGCTCCCGACCCGCGCGCGCTCCTCCTGCCCGGGAACGTGGCGCCCGTGCCTGTGGCAGCCGCTGCTGGGACTCCTGTCGATGCCGCGGCCCCCAGCGCCCCTAGCCCGAGGCCCGAGGACACGGACACGAAGATCGAGGAGACGGACACGTTGACGTGGCCCGCGAACAGCATTCGCCTCGACGCTCAGCGCCACTTGCTGCTCGTGTCCCCGGCGAAGGCCGCCGTCAAGGTCCTCAATGCGGAGACGCGCTATGAGTTGTCGGAAAGCGCGTCGGAGTCCTTGCGGGCCGCGGAGTCGTCACCGCTCATCTACTTCCTGAAGGGCCCCAACGTGGCCGCGGATGACGCCGTGGGGGAACTCTCCTTCGAGCCCGTCGACATCAAAGGCGCCTCCATGTTGTACGTCTTCACCCTCGCGCCCGAGGTCGACCGCGTCACCAAATCCAAGGACACCCCCATCTGGCAGGTGGGGCCGGTCAAGGTCGCCAAGGATCGGAACGTCGACATCCAGGACACCGAGACTCGACGCAAGGTCCGTCTTCGGGTGCAGCCCAGTTGGATGAACGTGACGTACCACCGCGCCTTGTCGGTCGAGGGACTCTCTCCCACCGCGACGTTCCGCCTGAAGTTCGAGCCCGTGGGACGCGGTGCCTTCACGCATGGCCGCTGGAAGGGGACCACGCAGATGATCGGCTGCGTGGAAGCGCCGCCGCGCGCAGAGGAGGCCAACGCCAAGCCCATACCGAAGCCCCGCGTCCTCCTGCTTCATGAGGGGCGCACGAGCGACATCTCGGGCGTGAGCGCCCTGCGCTGCGGCGTCATCGATGATGACGCCTCCGACAACAGGGGGAGCGTGATGCTGCACCTGGAGAAGGTCGTCCCCGCGGCGGACAAGCCGAGCGTGAGTCGGGGCAGGGGAGACGGGACGGTGCGCACCGCCTCATTCGGGCCCGCGCCGACGGAGATCCAGGAACTCCTCGAGGAGGGCCACGACCTCGTCCGCGCGAAGGAGTACTCGCTGGCGAATTCCGTGGCGAAGGACTGCGCGCAGAAGGCCCCGAACAACGCGGACTGCCAGCTCTTGCTCGGCCTCTCGTACTGCCAACTCAAGAACCTGGACGAGGGGATACGCCACTACCAGCGGTTCCTGGACCTCGCGCCCGCGAACCACCCGAAGCGCGGGTGGGTCAAGGCGCAGCTCTCATGGGCCGGGGTGATGACGGGGCGCAGGCTCTGA
- a CDS encoding TlpA family protein disulfide reductase — MTGMRRALACALAGLLLTACHLRAKPVDAGPAFIQALALPSVGPTRYDYRNLSGKVVLVSFFATWCFPCLAEMPTLEALQKQYGPQGFQVVAVGMDLEEAKVLAPFADHYALNYPVLVSDEYMRAGQTAYGPIRALPSTVLLDKWGRAVAAWQGIEGQAEVAKAIEKLLRQD; from the coding sequence ATGACGGGCATGCGGCGCGCGCTGGCGTGTGCACTGGCCGGGCTGCTGCTCACGGCGTGTCACCTGCGCGCCAAGCCCGTGGATGCGGGGCCCGCCTTCATCCAAGCGCTGGCCCTGCCATCGGTGGGGCCCACCCGGTACGACTACCGCAACCTGTCCGGCAAGGTCGTCCTGGTCTCCTTCTTCGCGACCTGGTGCTTCCCGTGCCTGGCGGAGATGCCCACGCTGGAGGCGCTGCAGAAGCAGTACGGCCCGCAGGGCTTCCAGGTGGTGGCGGTGGGCATGGACCTGGAGGAAGCCAAGGTCCTGGCGCCGTTCGCGGACCACTACGCGCTGAACTACCCGGTGCTCGTCTCGGATGAGTACATGCGCGCCGGGCAGACGGCGTACGGCCCCATCCGGGCGCTGCCCAGCACCGTGCTGCTCGACAAGTGGGGCAGGGCGGTGGCCGCGTGGCAGGGCATCGAGGGCCAGGCCGAGGTGGCCAAGGCCATCGAGAAGCTGCTGCGCCAGGACTGA
- a CDS encoding transcriptional repressor: MTHPGHENDENKDEVLARYMAQHGLKSTRQRSLIIDTFFSVGGHLSVEELWNKVREQDAKVSVATVYRTMKLLNECGLAHARNFGDGQTRYEAAAGREHHDHLICTRCGTIVEFENDRIEAMQDAVARKHGFSVTSHKMELYGLCRNCQSGGLGPKTEA; encoded by the coding sequence ATGACTCACCCCGGACACGAGAACGACGAGAACAAGGACGAGGTGCTGGCCCGCTACATGGCCCAGCATGGCCTCAAGAGCACGCGCCAGCGCAGCCTCATCATCGACACCTTCTTCTCTGTGGGGGGGCACCTGTCCGTCGAGGAGCTGTGGAACAAGGTCCGTGAGCAGGACGCCAAGGTCTCGGTGGCCACCGTCTACCGGACCATGAAGCTGCTCAACGAGTGTGGGCTGGCCCACGCGCGCAACTTCGGGGACGGCCAGACGCGCTACGAGGCCGCGGCCGGCCGCGAGCACCACGATCACCTCATCTGCACCCGCTGCGGGACGATCGTCGAGTTCGAGAACGACCGCATCGAGGCCATGCAGGACGCAGTCGCGCGCAAGCACGGCTTCTCGGTGACGTCGCACAAGATGGAGCTGTACGGCCTCTGTCGTAACTGCCAGAGCGGGGGCCTGGGCCCGAAGACGGAGGCATGA
- a CDS encoding zinc ribbon domain-containing protein, producing the protein MPIYEYSCQSCGKTIDVLQKISDPTPEACTACGAAGSLSRVVSRSSFVLKGGGWYADLYGSTKKDGSSSSSSSSSSTSSSSTSTSSGGGDSGSSASSSAAPAAPAATSSTPKT; encoded by the coding sequence ATGCCTATCTACGAGTACTCCTGCCAGAGCTGTGGAAAGACCATCGACGTGCTGCAGAAGATCTCGGATCCAACTCCCGAGGCCTGCACCGCGTGCGGCGCCGCCGGCTCGCTGAGCCGTGTGGTCAGCCGCTCCAGCTTCGTGCTCAAGGGTGGCGGCTGGTACGCCGACCTGTACGGCTCCACCAAGAAGGACGGGAGTTCCTCCTCCTCGTCTTCTTCGTCATCCACCTCGTCGTCTTCCACGTCGACGAGCAGCGGCGGTGGTGACTCGGGCAGCAGCGCGTCGTCCTCGGCGGCCCCCGCCGCTCCCGCGGCGACGTCGTCCACTCCCAAGACGTAG